The Girardinichthys multiradiatus isolate DD_20200921_A chromosome 24, DD_fGirMul_XY1, whole genome shotgun sequence genome has a window encoding:
- the slc19a1 gene encoding reduced folate transporter → MAVDDTTASEGRSDGEKDMDLKTPAPEDAEGHGDVETAVAPNPSEEPTEDSRDGIKLKCSVIFLCFYGFMSSIRPGEAFITPNLLSSEKNFTRQQVTNEITPVLTYSYMVMLMPAFLLTDLLRYKPVLIIQAISQVVIWLLMLLGTTLLHMQLMEFFYGITMACRVAYSSYIFSLVNPVLYQRVAGYSRSSVLLGVFTSSVLGQLCISLGNVTYYTLDAICLGFVGFGLALSFCLPWPKRSLYFNRMKNQEQKELTGKAAQSELEKINPKQGGLSSTSCWRDSVFVHMLLEVRNVVKRPNLRLWSLWWIFNSTGYYLVLFYVHILWNQVNSSASYNGAVEAAATLLSAATSFMAGFTKIRWNVWSELVIGLITAVQAGLLLFMGTTNYIWVCYVSYILFRAFYQFLVPIATFQIASSLTKELCALVFGINTFLGTILKSIINLIFSDKRGLGLDVHSQFYIYFIYFSLLTVVYLISSAVVLIRHFRNQNRERGDSAGGPPTELSPVPVTSEAEPLSNGKSGRT, encoded by the exons ATGGCAGTGGACGACACAACGGCGAGCGAGGGCAGATCAGACGGAGAGAAAGACATGGATCTGAAAACACCCGCACCCGAAGACGCTGAGGGACACGGAGATGTGGAGACAGCTGTGGCCCCGAATCCTTCCGAGGAACCCACAGAGGATTCCAGGGATGGCATAAAGCTGAAGTGCTCCGtcatatttttgtgtttctacGGGTTCATGTCTTCGATAAGGCCTGGGGAGGCGTTCATTACGCCGAATTTGTTGAGCTCAGAGAAGAACTTCACCAGACAGCAG GTGACCAATGAGATCACTCCGGTGCTGACGTACTCCTACATGGTGATGCTGATGCCAGCCTTCCTGCTGACAGATCTTCTGCGCTACAAGCCCGTCCTGATCATCCAGGCCATAAGTCAGGTGGTCATCTGGCTTCTCATGCTCCTGGGCACCACGCTGCTTCACATGCAGTTAATGGAGTTCTTCTATGGCATCACCATGGCCTGCCGCGTGGCCTACTCCTCCTACATCTTCTCCCTGGTCAACCCGGTCCTCTATCAGCGTGTGGCGGGCTACTCCCGCTCCTCAGTCCTGCTGGGGGTCTTCACCAGCTCTGTGCTGGGCCAGCTCTGCATATCTTTGGGCAACGTCACCTACTACACCCTGGACGCCATCTGTCTGGGTTTTGTGGGCTTCGGATTGGCGCTTTCGTTCTGCCTGCCCTGGCCGAAGCGCTCGCTGTATTTCAATCGGATGAAGAATCAGGAGCAAAAGGAGCTGACGGGGAAAGCAGCTCAGTCAGAACTGGAAAAAATTAACCCCAAACAGGGAGGTTTGTCCTCAACATCATGCTGGAGAGATTCTGTTTTTGTGCATATGCTGCTGGAGGTCAGGAACGTGGTGAAGAGGCCCAATCTGAGGCTCTGGTCCCTGTGGTGGATCTTCAACTCCACCGGATATTACCTGGTGCTGTTCTACGTCCACATCCTGTGGAACCAAGTGAATTCCTCCGCCTCCTACAACGGGGCAGTGGAGGCAGCTGCGACGTTACTGA GTGCGGCTACCTCCTTTATGGCGGGCTTCACTAAAATCCGGTGGAACGTCTGGTCCGAGCTCGTCATCGGCCTTATCACGGCGGTGCAGGCGGGCCTGCTGCTGTTCATGGGTACCACCAATTACATTTGGGTCTGTTATGTTTCCTACATCCTCTTCAGAGCCTTCTATCAGTTCCTGGTGCCTATCGCCAC TTTCCAGATCGCCTCGTCGCTCACCAAGGAGCTGTGTGCTCTGGTGTTCGGCATCAACACCTTCTTAGGGACGATACTGAAGAGCATCATCAACCTGATATTTTCAGACAAGAGAGGCCTGGGATTAGACGTGCATTCTCAG TTCTACATATACTTCATTTACTTCAGCCTGCTCACCGTGGTGTACTTAATCAGCTCCGCCGTCGTCCTCATCCGTCACTTCAGGAACCAGAACCGGGAGCGGGGAGACTCAGCCGGCGGCCCGCCCACAGAGCTCAGCCCTGTGCCGGTAACCTCCGAAGCAGAACCTCTGTCTAACGGTAAAAGTGGCAGAACTTAA
- the arpc2 gene encoding actin-related protein 2/3 complex subunit 2, whose product MILLEINNRIIEETLTLKFDGASNGTKPEAVDVTFADFDGVLYHISNPNGDKTKVMVSISLKFYKELQEHGADELLKRVYGNFLVSTEAGYNVSLLYDLEALPANKDEVVHQAGMLKRNCFASVFEKYFKFQEEGKDGEKRAVVHYRDDESMYLEAKKDRVTVVFSTVFKDDDDVIIGKVFMQEFKEGRRASHTAPQVLFSHREPPLELKDTDAAVGDNIGYITFVLFPRHTNANARDNTINLIHTFRDYLHYHIKCSKAYIHTRMRAKTSDFLKVLNRARPDVEKKEMKTISGKTFSR is encoded by the exons ATGATCCTGTTAGAAATTAATAACCGCATCATAGAGGAGACGCTGACGTTGAAGTTCGACGGCGCATCCAACGG AACCAAACCTGAGGCTGTCGATGTGACGTTTGCTG ATTTTGATGGCGTCTTGTACCACATCTCCAACCCCAATGGGGACAAGACCAAAGTGATGGTCAGCATCTCCCTGAAGTTCTacaaggagctgcaggagcatGGCGCTGACGAG TTACTCAAGAGGGTCTATGGAAATTTTCTGGTTTCCACAGAGGCTG GCTACAACGTGTCCCTGCTCTACGACCTGGAGGCCCTGCCGGCCAATAAGGATGAGGTTGTTCACCAGGCAGGGATGCTCAAGAGGAACTGCTTCGCTTCAGTGTTTGAAAAGTACTTCAAGTTCCAGGAAGAGGGCAAAGATGGCGAGAAGAGGGCTGTCGTCCACTACAGAGATGATGAGTCAAT GTATTTGGAGGCCAAGAAAGACAGAGTGACCGTGGTGTTCAGCACAGTGTTCAAAGACGACGACGATGTCATCATCGGCAAAGTCTTCATGCAG GAGTTTAAAGAGGGTCGGAGAGCCAGCCACACAGCTCCCCAGGTGCTCTTCAGCCACAGGGAGCCTCCTCTGGAGCTGAAGGACACAGATGCTGCTGTCGGGGACAACATTGGATACATCACCTTCG TGCTGTTTCCTCGTCACACCAATGCCAATGCCAGAGACAACACCATCAACCTCATCCACACCTTCAGGGACTACCTGCACTACCACATAAAGTGCTCCAAG GCCTACATTCACACACGGATGAGAGCCAAGACATCAGACTTTCTCAAGGTGCTGAACCGTGCTCGACCTGACGTTGAGAAGAAGGAAATGAAGACCATTTC tgggAAGACTTTCTCCCGCTGA